From Camelina sativa cultivar DH55 chromosome 5, Cs, whole genome shotgun sequence:
TTGATTATTCGTAAATGAggagtatttttattttgggtgaTATTCATCTACACTATACACATTccatttaacttttctttttaattaattccgTAAAATCAGCCGATAAAAACAAGCTTCAACGACTACATATGGTagatattttatgtttatttagttGACTATCGTGTAACTCTATTACTATGGAGTATGGATGCTATATAGAAGGCGACAATGTTACATACTATGCAATAACATGCGCACATGCTTGCCACATAACTCTATAAAGTCATTCCTAGTTTCTATCGTCCGGAGAAATTAGTTAGAATAATGGACCGGACTTTAAGGCATCTCTAGTGGGCGTTCCCTTTCATTCAGGCCCCGGCTTTCTAGAGTAAGCACATCCTTACCTAGACTAGGGTAATGATTGGTGTCGATGATAGTTGAAAGATAGAATAgtggaaatatataaaatagtgaAACGTTTTACttggataatttttttacacatCAAATATGAAACGATTAAAGAGTAGCTTTGTagattgatatttatttatttatggctCTTTTTTAGTTATGCGCAACATTATAGCAAAAGAAAATTCTCAAAAcgtttaaatgtaaaataatcttcttctttttttttaattcaactcAAGAAGGGAGATTGCAACATTTCCAAAGATTACAATACTTCTAACTAGGTttgaacccgcggtacaccgcgggaaattttattttgtgttttcaatatattttcttattttttttatttttaaacttttaaatatcagctgaagtaatataatatttttttttgatgtgttGGTATATTTTGCACATAATAATTCGTAACTTAATTAATTCTAacatatgtttataaatatacGATATTTGAAATAAGTTAATAGTTTAGCGTTGGTTTAATAGTTTAAAGTTCAAATCCATCATGCTACTGACCCATCCCTCAAtaggtttaaaaattgttagccCGTAGAAAAATCATCCTACAATTAGTATGTGTTTTTGACCAgtggaaaatcaaaatatttgtttttattgaaatatttagACTCATAGTTGCATCCACCCAACAtactttggtttaattaataGGTGATTAAGATGCGATACAACGTGGTATACCACTTTTcagtttaaaacataatttattatttcaataCATACTATATTCTTAGAATTAAAAGATGagcatatgttatgtttttaatatatttgatgtcATTTACGCtcttaattgtaaaaactattataattgaaaaagtaaGAATACTATATTTTCAAGTAATAAGTGATAaccaattaaatttattaattatctaaaaatcCAATgctttttgcaaaaaaaaaaagcacaaattACATgacccatttaaaaaaaaaacagatattttgttctatttttctGTGCAAATCTTTTGTTCTAAATTCGGTTCAACATAAGATCtagatttaaaataaacaacatcttttaaaaaaaaaaaatacatgattcGTTTACaatttttggttatatgattttttactttatttcaacacttataatatttttttagtttaaaattgaATCATAATACTTGTCATTTAACAATAATActtgtaatttaatttgtttatcatAATACTTGTAAGTCTAATTTTAAAGCTACTGTTTATGTTTTAatgaagaattttaaaaaagtaaaacaattaaatatgatATAGCTACAGCCAATAACAATTGTCCTACATCGATTACACGTTATGACCATATAActtatatgataattaataagattaaatataaaatatattatattttgtgttggGGTAAAATAAAAGTTAGCCGAACAAATAGATActtaaccaaaataataatagtttggTTTTCACAATTAAGGATCCAATTAAACATCCATGCTAAACACGCGGATCTTAGAATCGAGTATTGGAtcttttaatgaatttttgaTAACTCAATTATACCCTTGTCAATTTCAATTAATCATCTCTATTAAGCATAATTGAGTGGCAATTGAAGTAAATAAAACCAACATTTTGgatatattcaattttgtacttctcttttaatagtattaagATTTTAGTCCCATATATGGAGGTTTTGGATAGTCTCGGATGTATTAACATGATCACGACTCCTAGAAATCCTTGAGAATAAGCGAAAACATTATAGTCTTTGAGCATCATAGTGTCTTTGTAAGACACCACATCAGTGTTTCaagtaaaaaacttaaaatcatataactatataatagataaaCTGTGTTCCACATGATAACTAACTTTTTCGTTCCGATTGGGTATACTCTAAGGCACGGTAGCAGTCAGAATTAACGAGAGCGTTTGAAACGGGACTATCAGAATagcattgaaatttaatttaccCCTAATCCAAAAACACTAGAGAGACTCACATAATTATCGTATTACAAACTAaaacgaaacaaacaaaaaccaaaagccTACTACTCTAGAAGAAATGACAAAAGTTGAGATTCTAGGCACgtgatttacatttttttgtagtaaaCAAATCTTACTACTGACTAGTAGTCCCACCGCACGTGTCCTCAGACAAACAAGGCGAGTCCACCGCAGAATTGATCCCATCATTTCCCGGCGAGGCCTCAGAGCCACCACCACGTATATCCTCTATCAACTTCACAACATGACCCATCTTCGGACGGTGATCCGCAGCAACCGCGGTGCATGCCATAGCAATCTGCAACAACCCCACCATCTCTTCCTCTATATCCTTATACCTCATCAGCTCCAAATCAAACACTTCAGCCGTCCACTCCTCCCTCACAACCGATTGGACCCATCTCGGTAAATCCACAGCCCCACCCGCACCGCCCGAGTGACAAGTTTCAACCATATTAGGACATTTTCCGGTGAGAATCTCCAAAAGAAGCACTCCAAACGAGTAAACATCAGACTTCTGAGTGTGTTTTCGGCCATCCATCAGCTCCGGTGCACGGTAGCCGTTGGATTTAGCAACGGTATGCGATGGCGCGAACATAGATAGCCCGAAATCAGAAACTCGAGCGTTGCCTGATCTGTCGAGTAGGACATTGGTGGATTTGATATCACCGTGTGTAAGCTTCGTGTTTTTACACGAACCATGGATAAAAGCTAAGCCACGTGCTGACCCAGCCGCGATCTTAAGGCGGGTGGTCCACTCCAATGGACTCCGACCCGGTCCACGGTTTCCTGTCCAACAACCCAAAGCAAACACCAACATTACAAATTTGCCACTTAACctcaaaatatgtaattagtCGCTTTATTACAAGAAACAATGAATAAAGTCATACTGTATAAACAAATGGTTAGgtaaggacaaaacacaagaaactaAACAAACTTGAAAAAAGTTCCCCGTAAAGATCGATTTAAATGAGACAGATCATAACTTTATTTGTCCAACTTGTCGCCCAGTGGTACTGTCTATCTATCCAAAACAGACTTAAATTCACATTATCTACATTAGTAATAACAAATATGCCTCATGAAAACGATTTTTCAACCAACAGAAACATGATATCTCATTCTCACTAACTCCAAAAAGTTTTTAACCCTACTACTATTATGACTCTTGGCGTTACACTAATGTCATTTCCTTCTATGTACCATGACTTAGGAATCACCTGTTTTGACCCGACCAAATTCACACTAACTAGTAAGAGAAAAGGAATTCAGAAAAAAACGACGACGTACCATGGAGAAGCCAGAAGAGACTACCATTAGGCATGTAATCATAGACaagaagcttctcttctctagCATAGTAATAAGCTTTTAAGCTCACAAGATTAGCATGACGAAGCCTTCCTAAAACCTCCATCTGTTGctcaaactctttttttccAGCCACCGTCACCGCGTCTTTAAGCCGCTTCACAGCAACCTCATTGCCGTCTTCAAGCACGGCCTTGTACGCTGTCCCGAATCCTCCTTTACCTAACATCTCAGCCGATGCTCTGAGAAGATCTTCAAGCTCAAAACGTCTAGTTCCTTCGAAAAATACCATTTTACCCTTGTCTTGTTGAttctgattgttgttgttgttgttttgtgctGATGTTGGGTAAGGACTTGATGAGTAGAGTATCTTCTCACCTTCAAGAACCTTAGAGTGTTTCTTCTTGTTCACTGAGTATTGTTTCCAGAAACAgtagtagagaagaagagagacgaagCTTAAGATAATGAAGTCTCCGAGGATGATAGCTACGAGTGATAAAGTACTGATTCTTGATgtgttgcttttgttgttgtcgCCGCCGGAGTGAACTGAGGTTGGAGACGAAGGTACGGTTTCAGAGTTGTTTAAAGGTGAAGCATTTGCTCCATCGGGTCGACCCGGTTTAGTCGGGTTTGTGCATTTCGGTAATGGAGCTCCACAGAGAGATGGGTTTTGCGTAAAGACAGATTCAGGGAATTGGGACAACNATGATATCTCATTCTCACTAACTCCAAAAAGTTTTTAACCCTACTACTATTATGACTCTTGGCGTTACACTAATGTCATTTCCTTCTATGTACCATGACTTAGGAATCACCTGTTTTGACCCGACCAAATTCACACTAACTAGTAAGAGAAAAGGAATTCAGAAAAAAACGACGACGTACCATGGAGAAGCCAGAAGAGACTACCATTAGGCATGTAATCATAGACaagaagcttctcttctctagCATAGTAATAAGCTTTTAAGCTCACAAGATTAGCATGACGAAGCCTTCCTAAAACCTCCATCTGTTGctcaaactctttttttccAGCCACCGTCACCGCGTCTTTAAGCCGCTTCACAGCAACCTCATTGCCGTCTTCAAGCACGGCCTTGTACGCTGTCCCGAATCCTCCTTTACCTAACATCTCAGCCGATGCTCTGAGAAGATCTTCAAGCTCAAAACGTCTAGTTCCTTCGAAAAATACCATTTTACCCTTGTCTTGTTGAttctgattgttgttgttgttgttttgtgctGATGTTGGGTAAGGACTTGATGAGTAGAGTATCTTCTCACCTTCAAGAACCTTAGAGTGTTTCTTCTTGTTCACTGAGTATTGTTTCCAGAAACAgtagtagagaagaagagagacgaagCTTAAGATAATGAAGTCTCCGAGGATGATAGCTACGAGTGATAAAGTACTGATTCTTGATgtgttgcttttgttgttgtcgCCGCCGGAGTGAACTGAGGTTGGAGACGAAGGTACGGTTTCAGAGTTGTTTAAAGGTGAAGCATTTGCTCCATCGGGT
This genomic window contains:
- the LOC104787878 gene encoding probable leucine-rich repeat receptor-like protein kinase At1g68400 gives rise to the protein MAKSSLFNKRLLLSLLLLLHLCIISSSSSSSSSSDSEALLNFKLTADSTGKLNSWNTTTTNPCQWTGVTCDRNRVTRLILEDIELTGSISPLTSLTSLRVLSLKRNNLSGPIPNLSNLTALKRLFLSHNHFSGDFPTSVTSLTRLYRLDLSFNNFSGQIPPDLTELTHLLTLRLESNRFSGQIPNIILSDLQDFNVSGNNFNGQIPNSLSQFPESVFTQNPSLCGAPLPKCTNPTKPGRPDGANASPLNNSETVPSSPTSVHSGGDNNKSNTSRISTLSLVAIILGDFIILSFVSLLLYYCFWKQYSVNKKKHSKVLEGEKILYSSSPYPTSAQNNNNNNQNQQDKGKMVFFEGTRRFELEDLLRASAEMLGKGGFGTAYKAVLEDGNEVAVKRLKDAVTVAGKKEFEQQMEVLGRLRHANLVSLKAYYYAREEKLLVYDYMPNGSLFWLLHGNRGPGRSPLEWTTRLKIAAGSARGLAFIHGSCKNTKLTHGDIKSTNVLLDRSGNARVSDFGLSMFAPSHTVAKSNGYRAPELMDGRKHTQKSDVYSFGVLLLEILTGKCPNMVETCHSGGAGGAVDLPRWVQSVVREEWTAEVFDLELMRYKDIEEEMVGLLQIAMACTAVAADHRPKMGHVVKLIEDIRGGGSEASPGNDGINSAVDSPCLSEDTCGGTTSQ